From a region of the Bradyrhizobium diazoefficiens genome:
- the ispH gene encoding 4-hydroxy-3-methylbut-2-enyl diphosphate reductase: MEVYLAQPRGFCAGVVRAIEIVERALEKYGPPVYVRHEIVHNKYVVETLKNKGAIFVEELSEVPPKAVTVFSAHGVGRSVEEEAAARGLPVLDATCPLVTKVHNQGKRYIDRGRTLILIGHAGHPEVEGTMGQVPAPVLLVQNVQEVTTLTLPADTPVAYITQTTLSIDDTKDIIAALQARFTDIQGPDIRDICYATQNRQSAIRNLSKLVDVILVVGAANSSNSNRLREIGTEAGVASYLIADGSELDPQWLKNARSVGITAGASAPEVLVDDVIEAMRRIGPVKVQVLPGREENIEFRLPAQLAAS; this comes from the coding sequence ATGGAAGTTTATCTGGCGCAACCGCGTGGCTTCTGCGCGGGCGTGGTGCGTGCGATCGAGATCGTGGAACGGGCGCTGGAGAAGTACGGCCCGCCTGTCTACGTGCGCCACGAGATCGTGCACAACAAATACGTCGTCGAGACCCTGAAGAACAAAGGCGCAATCTTCGTCGAGGAGCTCTCCGAGGTTCCGCCAAAGGCGGTGACGGTTTTCAGCGCCCACGGCGTCGGCCGCAGCGTCGAGGAAGAGGCCGCCGCACGCGGCCTGCCGGTACTCGATGCCACCTGCCCCCTGGTCACGAAAGTTCACAATCAGGGGAAGCGCTACATCGACAGGGGTCGCACGCTGATCCTGATCGGTCATGCCGGCCACCCCGAGGTCGAGGGCACGATGGGCCAGGTTCCCGCCCCCGTGCTGCTTGTCCAAAATGTTCAAGAGGTTACGACGCTGACGCTGCCGGCGGATACGCCAGTGGCCTACATCACCCAGACCACCCTCTCGATCGACGACACCAAGGACATCATTGCGGCTCTTCAGGCCCGCTTTACAGATATTCAAGGCCCGGATATCCGGGATATCTGCTATGCGACACAGAACCGCCAATCTGCGATAAGGAACTTGAGCAAGCTGGTCGACGTGATCCTGGTGGTGGGCGCCGCCAACAGCTCGAACTCGAACCGGCTTCGCGAAATCGGCACCGAAGCCGGCGTCGCGAGTTATTTGATTGCCGACGGCAGCGAGCTCGATCCGCAGTGGTTGAAAAATGCCAGGAGCGTCGGCATCACGGCCGGCGCTTCGGCGCCTGAGGTACTCGTGGATGACGTCATCGAAGCGATGCGGCGGATCGGACCGGTCAAGGTCCAGGTGCTGCCGGGCCGCGAGGAAAACATCGAATTCCGGCTTCCGGCCCAACTGGCTGCGAGCTGA
- the hpnH gene encoding adenosyl-hopene transferase HpnH, producing MAIPFFKEMRIGGYLLKQKLLGRKRYPLVLMLEPLFRCNLACVGCGKIDYPDAILNRRMTAQECWDAADECGAPMVAIPGGEPLIHKEIGEIVRGLVARKKFVSLCTNALLLEKKLDLFEPSPYLFFSVHLDGLRDHHDKAVSQKGVFDRAVSAIKAAKARGFTVNVNATIFDGHPAEEIAKFLDLTVELGVGVSMSPGYAYERAPDQEHFLNRTKTKKLFRDVFAMGKGKKWNFMHSGLFLDFLAGNQEYECTPWGMPARNIFGWQKPCYLLGEGYAKTFKELMETTDWDSYGTGKYEKCADCMAHCGYEPTAATAALNNPLKAMWVSLRGVKTSGPMAPEIDMSKQRPAQYIFSEQVQKKLSEIRKDEADAAQEKAARKASTAA from the coding sequence ATGGCAATCCCCTTCTTCAAGGAAATGCGTATCGGCGGCTATTTGCTCAAGCAGAAACTGCTTGGCCGCAAGCGCTACCCGCTCGTCTTGATGCTCGAGCCGCTGTTTCGCTGCAACCTCGCCTGCGTCGGCTGCGGCAAGATCGACTATCCGGATGCGATCCTCAACCGCCGCATGACCGCGCAGGAGTGCTGGGACGCGGCCGACGAGTGCGGTGCGCCGATGGTCGCCATTCCCGGCGGCGAGCCGCTGATCCACAAGGAGATCGGCGAGATCGTGCGCGGCCTCGTTGCGCGCAAGAAGTTCGTCTCGCTCTGCACCAACGCGCTGCTGCTCGAGAAGAAGCTCGACCTGTTCGAGCCCTCGCCGTATCTGTTCTTCTCGGTGCATCTCGACGGCCTGCGCGATCACCACGACAAGGCCGTGTCGCAGAAGGGCGTGTTCGACCGCGCCGTCTCCGCGATCAAGGCGGCCAAGGCGCGCGGCTTCACCGTCAACGTCAACGCCACCATCTTCGACGGCCATCCGGCCGAGGAGATCGCCAAGTTCCTCGACCTCACCGTCGAACTCGGCGTCGGCGTCTCGATGTCGCCGGGCTACGCCTATGAGCGCGCACCGGACCAGGAGCACTTCCTCAACCGCACCAAGACCAAGAAGCTGTTCCGCGATGTGTTCGCGATGGGCAAGGGCAAGAAGTGGAATTTCATGCACTCCGGCCTGTTCCTCGACTTCCTCGCCGGCAACCAGGAATACGAGTGCACGCCGTGGGGCATGCCCGCGCGCAACATCTTCGGCTGGCAGAAGCCCTGCTACCTGCTCGGCGAAGGCTACGCGAAAACCTTCAAGGAGCTGATGGAGACCACCGACTGGGATTCCTACGGCACGGGCAAGTATGAAAAGTGCGCCGACTGTATGGCCCATTGCGGTTACGAACCGACCGCGGCAACCGCAGCCCTCAACAACCCGCTGAAGGCAATGTGGGTGTCGCTGCGCGGCGTCAAGACCTCGGGTCCGATGGCGCCGGAGATCGACATGTCGAAGCAGCGCCCGGCGCAGTACATCTTCTCGGAGCAGGTCCAGAAGAAGCTCTCCGAGATCCGCAAGGACGAGGCGGACGCTGCGCAGGAGAAGGCGGCGCGGAAGGCGTCGACGGCGGCGTAA
- a CDS encoding transposase produces the protein MTRLARVVIPGHPHHVTQRGNGRARTFFEDADYALYRDLLAANCKAAGVEVWAWCLMPNHVHLILVPSDSDGLRRALARVHRSYAGTIQARRKRTGHFWQGRFGAVVMDEQHLAAALRYVSLNPVRARLVRRAQDWRWSSTRAHLRGKDDGLTALAPIRDRFPRFADLLATEPEADLFDALRSAESIGRPLGDNRFFVRIERQTGRVLKPAKRGPKRSVGEAGI, from the coding sequence ATGACTCGTCTTGCCCGTGTCGTCATCCCCGGTCATCCCCACCATGTCACCCAGCGCGGCAATGGCCGGGCGCGCACGTTCTTCGAGGACGCCGACTATGCGCTGTATCGCGACCTGCTCGCTGCGAATTGCAAAGCCGCCGGCGTCGAGGTGTGGGCCTGGTGCCTGATGCCGAACCATGTGCACCTCATCCTGGTGCCGTCCGATTCCGACGGGCTGCGCCGCGCACTTGCGCGCGTGCATCGCTCCTATGCCGGGACCATCCAGGCGCGACGGAAGCGCACCGGTCATTTCTGGCAGGGCCGTTTCGGTGCCGTCGTGATGGACGAACAGCATCTTGCGGCGGCGCTGCGTTACGTATCGCTCAATCCGGTGCGGGCGCGCCTGGTGCGGCGCGCACAGGATTGGCGCTGGTCGAGCACGCGCGCGCATTTGCGCGGCAAGGACGACGGCCTGACCGCACTGGCGCCGATCCGCGATCGTTTTCCGCGGTTCGCCGATTTGCTGGCAACCGAACCGGAAGCCGATTTGTTCGACGCGCTGCGTTCCGCGGAGAGCATCGGCCGCCCGCTCGGAGACAACCGCTTTTTCGTCCGCATCGAACGCCAGACCGGGCGCGTCCTTAAGCCGGCCAAGCGCGGCCCCAAGCGGTCGGTGGGGGAGGCCGGTATTTAG